A single region of the Sciurus carolinensis chromosome 14, mSciCar1.2, whole genome shotgun sequence genome encodes:
- the LOC124964054 gene encoding LOW QUALITY PROTEIN: major urinary protein 4-like (The sequence of the model RefSeq protein was modified relative to this genomic sequence to represent the inferred CDS: inserted 1 base in 1 codon): MKLLLLCLGLALICAHTEGTHDVVTSNFDPSKYSGEWYSILLASDHKEKIEEXGSMRVFVDYIHTLQNSSLSFKFHMIINGECTEIVFVCDKTEEDGVYSVEYDGHNTFRVLETDYDDYIIFHLINENNGDTLQMMELYGRTPDLTSELKHKFVKLCQKYGIVKENVLDLTTVDRCIQSRDGGEP; encoded by the exons ATGAAGCTCCTGCTGCTGTGTCTGGGACTGGCCCTAATCTGTGCGCACACGGAAGGAACCCATGATGTTGTGACAAGCAACTTTGATCCGTCAAAG TATTCAGGGGAGTGGTATTCCATTCTCTTGGCCTCTGATCACAAGGAAAAGATAGAAG ACGGTAGCATGAGAGTTTTTGTGGATTACATCCACACCTTGCAGAACTCTTCCTTAAGCTTCAAATTCCATATGAT TATAAATGGAGAGTGTACTGAAATTGTGTTTGTTTGTGACAAAACAGAAGAGGATGGTGTATATTCTGTTGAAT ATGACGGACATAATACATTTAGAGTACTTGAAACGGACTATGATGActatattatttttcatctcataaatgaaaataatggggATACACTCCAAATGATGGAGCTCTACG GTCGAACACCAGACTTGACATCAGAACTCAAGCACAAATTCGTGAAACTTTGTCAAAAATATGGAATTGTTAAGGAAAACGTATTGGACCTGACCACAGTTG ACCGCTGTATCCAGTCCCGAGATGGAGGAGAGCCCTAA